One Phaseolus vulgaris cultivar G19833 chromosome 2, P. vulgaris v2.0, whole genome shotgun sequence DNA window includes the following coding sequences:
- the LOC137810528 gene encoding protein RGF1 INDUCIBLE TRANSCRIPTION FACTOR 1-like isoform X1 encodes MCCLLFGAQVGFNSVPNWLLILKEEKFFTRCLSHGSLKKNEKNIFCLDCCTSICLHCLPFHRSHVLLQIRRYMYNDVLRLGDAKTVLNCSLVQPYTTNKTKVVFLKQRPRTRSHKGSTNLCITCDRNLQDPYIFCSLSCKQVHQHLLLVTKSTTAKGTCNKYEFSVLLDKERSSENTQQIEDSQITTDSVLDSPTVSGSTSSNGEGGVAESVNESLKKKRVNVDTVPEIWYTMINRRKGVPHRSPLY; translated from the exons ATG TGTTGTTTGTTGTTTGGTGCTCAGGTTGGGTTCAACTCAGTTCCTAATTGGCTTCTCATTCTCAAGGAAGAAAAGTTTTTCACTCGCTGTTTGAGTCATGGCTCTCTAAAGAAGAATGAGAAGAACATTTTTTGTTTAGATTGCTGCACGAGTATTTGCCTCCACTGTTTGCCCTTTCACCGCTCTCACGTCCTTTTGCAG ATACGAAGATATATGTACAATGATGTGTTACGGCTTGGTGATGCTAAAACAGTGTTGAATTGTTCCCTTGTTCAA CCTTACACAACAAACAAAACCAAGGTTGTGTTTTTGAAACAAAGGCCACGCACTCGTTCTCACAAAGGCTCTACCAACCTTTGCATCACGTGTGATCGTAACCTCCAAGACCCATACATCTTCTGCTCTCTGTCTTGCAAG CAGGTGCATCAACATCTTCTACTAGTTACCAAAAGCACAACCGCGAAAGGCACTTGCAACAAGTATGAATTCTCTGTGCTGCTAGATAAAGAACGAAGCAGCGAGAACACACAACAAATTGAAGATAGCCAAATCACAACAGATTCAGTCCTAGACTCACCCACTGTTTCTGGGTCAACAAGTAGCAACGGTGAGGGTGGTGTGGCAGAGAGTGTGAATGAGTCACTCAAAAAGAAACGTGTCAATGTTGACACGGTGCCAGAGATTTGGTACACCATGATAAACCGGCGAAAAGGTGTTCCTCATCGATCTCCACTGTACTAA
- the LOC137810528 gene encoding protein RGF1 INDUCIBLE TRANSCRIPTION FACTOR 1-like isoform X3 — protein sequence MVGFNSVPNWLLILKEEKFFTRCLSHGSLKKNEKNIFCLDCCTSICLHCLPFHRSHVLLQIRRYMYNDVLRLGDAKTVLNCSLVQPYTTNKTKVVFLKQRPRTRSHKGSTNLCITCDRNLQDPYIFCSLSCKQVHQHLLLVTKSTTAKGTCNKYEFSVLLDKERSSENTQQIEDSQITTDSVLDSPTVSGSTSSNGEGGVAESVNESLKKKRVNVDTVPEIWYTMINRRKGVPHRSPLY from the exons ATG GTTGGGTTCAACTCAGTTCCTAATTGGCTTCTCATTCTCAAGGAAGAAAAGTTTTTCACTCGCTGTTTGAGTCATGGCTCTCTAAAGAAGAATGAGAAGAACATTTTTTGTTTAGATTGCTGCACGAGTATTTGCCTCCACTGTTTGCCCTTTCACCGCTCTCACGTCCTTTTGCAG ATACGAAGATATATGTACAATGATGTGTTACGGCTTGGTGATGCTAAAACAGTGTTGAATTGTTCCCTTGTTCAA CCTTACACAACAAACAAAACCAAGGTTGTGTTTTTGAAACAAAGGCCACGCACTCGTTCTCACAAAGGCTCTACCAACCTTTGCATCACGTGTGATCGTAACCTCCAAGACCCATACATCTTCTGCTCTCTGTCTTGCAAG CAGGTGCATCAACATCTTCTACTAGTTACCAAAAGCACAACCGCGAAAGGCACTTGCAACAAGTATGAATTCTCTGTGCTGCTAGATAAAGAACGAAGCAGCGAGAACACACAACAAATTGAAGATAGCCAAATCACAACAGATTCAGTCCTAGACTCACCCACTGTTTCTGGGTCAACAAGTAGCAACGGTGAGGGTGGTGTGGCAGAGAGTGTGAATGAGTCACTCAAAAAGAAACGTGTCAATGTTGACACGGTGCCAGAGATTTGGTACACCATGATAAACCGGCGAAAAGGTGTTCCTCATCGATCTCCACTGTACTAA
- the LOC137810528 gene encoding protein RGF1 INDUCIBLE TRANSCRIPTION FACTOR 1-like isoform X4, with the protein MVGFNSVPNWLLILKEEKFFTRCLSHGSLKKNEKNIFCLDCCTSICLHCLPFHRSHVLLQIRRYMYNDVLRLGDAKTVLNCSLVQPYTTNKTKVVFLKQRPRTRSHKGSTNLCITCDRNLQDPYIFCSLSCKVHQHLLLVTKSTTAKGTCNKYEFSVLLDKERSSENTQQIEDSQITTDSVLDSPTVSGSTSSNGEGGVAESVNESLKKKRVNVDTVPEIWYTMINRRKGVPHRSPLY; encoded by the exons ATG GTTGGGTTCAACTCAGTTCCTAATTGGCTTCTCATTCTCAAGGAAGAAAAGTTTTTCACTCGCTGTTTGAGTCATGGCTCTCTAAAGAAGAATGAGAAGAACATTTTTTGTTTAGATTGCTGCACGAGTATTTGCCTCCACTGTTTGCCCTTTCACCGCTCTCACGTCCTTTTGCAG ATACGAAGATATATGTACAATGATGTGTTACGGCTTGGTGATGCTAAAACAGTGTTGAATTGTTCCCTTGTTCAA CCTTACACAACAAACAAAACCAAGGTTGTGTTTTTGAAACAAAGGCCACGCACTCGTTCTCACAAAGGCTCTACCAACCTTTGCATCACGTGTGATCGTAACCTCCAAGACCCATACATCTTCTGCTCTCTGTCTTGCAAG GTGCATCAACATCTTCTACTAGTTACCAAAAGCACAACCGCGAAAGGCACTTGCAACAAGTATGAATTCTCTGTGCTGCTAGATAAAGAACGAAGCAGCGAGAACACACAACAAATTGAAGATAGCCAAATCACAACAGATTCAGTCCTAGACTCACCCACTGTTTCTGGGTCAACAAGTAGCAACGGTGAGGGTGGTGTGGCAGAGAGTGTGAATGAGTCACTCAAAAAGAAACGTGTCAATGTTGACACGGTGCCAGAGATTTGGTACACCATGATAAACCGGCGAAAAGGTGTTCCTCATCGATCTCCACTGTACTAA
- the LOC137810528 gene encoding protein RGF1 INDUCIBLE TRANSCRIPTION FACTOR 1-like isoform X2, which translates to MCCLLFGAQVGFNSVPNWLLILKEEKFFTRCLSHGSLKKNEKNIFCLDCCTSICLHCLPFHRSHVLLQIRRYMYNDVLRLGDAKTVLNCSLVQPYTTNKTKVVFLKQRPRTRSHKGSTNLCITCDRNLQDPYIFCSLSCKVHQHLLLVTKSTTAKGTCNKYEFSVLLDKERSSENTQQIEDSQITTDSVLDSPTVSGSTSSNGEGGVAESVNESLKKKRVNVDTVPEIWYTMINRRKGVPHRSPLY; encoded by the exons ATG TGTTGTTTGTTGTTTGGTGCTCAGGTTGGGTTCAACTCAGTTCCTAATTGGCTTCTCATTCTCAAGGAAGAAAAGTTTTTCACTCGCTGTTTGAGTCATGGCTCTCTAAAGAAGAATGAGAAGAACATTTTTTGTTTAGATTGCTGCACGAGTATTTGCCTCCACTGTTTGCCCTTTCACCGCTCTCACGTCCTTTTGCAG ATACGAAGATATATGTACAATGATGTGTTACGGCTTGGTGATGCTAAAACAGTGTTGAATTGTTCCCTTGTTCAA CCTTACACAACAAACAAAACCAAGGTTGTGTTTTTGAAACAAAGGCCACGCACTCGTTCTCACAAAGGCTCTACCAACCTTTGCATCACGTGTGATCGTAACCTCCAAGACCCATACATCTTCTGCTCTCTGTCTTGCAAG GTGCATCAACATCTTCTACTAGTTACCAAAAGCACAACCGCGAAAGGCACTTGCAACAAGTATGAATTCTCTGTGCTGCTAGATAAAGAACGAAGCAGCGAGAACACACAACAAATTGAAGATAGCCAAATCACAACAGATTCAGTCCTAGACTCACCCACTGTTTCTGGGTCAACAAGTAGCAACGGTGAGGGTGGTGTGGCAGAGAGTGTGAATGAGTCACTCAAAAAGAAACGTGTCAATGTTGACACGGTGCCAGAGATTTGGTACACCATGATAAACCGGCGAAAAGGTGTTCCTCATCGATCTCCACTGTACTAA
- the LOC137808980 gene encoding uncharacterized protein: MPTRSNYMSESQPQKERRRQELMEYLVHTEQSRDIIRMGPKAFIKLCERIRATGIVKFLHIIGHNVKNRSVSFFFHRSGETVSRHFYNVLTAILRLEGEFLIQPNGTVVQPHILNNSRFFPFFKDCLGAIDESHVRVKVARADAPPGWEGTASDSRILKDALVQDDPLVIPEANGTEPHYDVDTMTKIVLACCILHNFLRRVDNDESLLEEIDNELLQEDVQPSTTHAREHDYGLGCHIRDTIANEMWQDYMDRGKNVASNSSSSYRELTKWTAEMDLILLNAMIDEVRKGCRIDGSWTTQGYTNIVMALNEASLSGIKKNHVKSRQKSLKDRWREVHDLFGRLSGFAWNQTTKLFEVEDEVWSELIKAKPFAAKWRVNPIRHYDLMEELWCNDRATGSRVKTARDTNSPPDMSNFSVNLGENNMDYIPEQPNYEEADDYVP, from the exons ATGCCTACTAGAAGTAACTATATGAGTGAGTCTCAACCACAAAAAGAGCGCCGCAGACAAGAATTGATGGAGTACTTGGTTCACACTGAACAATCTCGTGATATTATTCGCATGGGACCGAAAGcttttattaaattatgtgaACGAATAAGGGCAACTGGAATTGTTAAATTTCTGCACATTATTGGGCATAATGTGAAGAATCGAAGTGTGTCATTCTTTTTCCATCGGTCTGGAGAAACAGTTTCCCGTCACTTTTATAATGTTTTGACTGCAATTTTAAGGTTGGAGGGAGAATTCTTAATTCAACCAAATGGAACGGTTGTACAACCACACATCCTTAACAACAGTCGATTTTTCCCCTTCTTTAAG GATTGTTTAGGGGCCATAGATGAGAGTCATGTACGTGTTAAGGTTGCACGTGCTGATGCACCTC CTGGTTGGGAAGGAACTGCCTCCGATTCAAGGATATTGAAAGATGCTTTGGTACAAGACGATCCTTTGGTTATTCCAGAAG CCAATGGGACTGAGCCACATTATGATGTGGATACTAtgacaaaaattgttttagcttgttgTATTCTGCATAACTTTCTACGCAGGGTCGACAATGATGAGTCTCTGCTTGAAGAAATAGATAATGAATTGTTACAAGAAGACGTCCAACCAAGCACCACCCATGCTCGTGAACATGACTATGGGCTAGGGTGTCATATTAGGGACACTATAGCAAACGAAATGTGGCAAgattat atGGATCGCGGGAAAAATGTTGCTTCAAATTCATCAAGTTCTTATCGAGAGTTGACGAAGTGGACGGCGGAGATGGACCTAATTTTGCTTAATGCAATGATTGACGAGGTACGAAAAGGGTGTAGAATTGATGGTAGTTGGACCACTCAAGGATACACTAACATAGTTATGGCTTTAAATGAGGCTAGCTTATCGGGTATTAAGAAAAATCATGTCAAGAGCCGCCAAAAAAGCCTCAAGGACAGGTGGAGGGAAGTCCATGATTTGTTTGGTAGATTGAGTGGTTTCGCATGGAACCAGACCACCAAACTTTTTGAAGTCGAGGACGAAGTTTGGAGTGAATTGATTAAG GCCAAACCATTTGCGGCGAAATGGCGTGTGAATCCCATTCGCCATTATGACCTCATGGAGGAGTTATGGTGTAATGATAGAGCCACGGGAAGTCGGGTCAAGACAGCCCGTGACACCAATTCACCTCCTGACATGAGCAATTTCAGTGTCAACCTTGGGGAGAATAATATGGATTATATCCCCGAGCAACCGAACTATGAGGAGGCAGATGACTACGTCCCATGA
- the LOC137810530 gene encoding pentatricopeptide repeat-containing protein At4g18975, chloroplastic — protein MWRLRSPRISYLVGRLSQIEITDVKVQHHRCCQTQVSPPRSSLQQTKYDPPDTIVPRTYIGENVSRKDKTKYLYSTLLELNDSKEAVYGALDAWIAWEQNFPIASLKTILNSLEKEQQWHRVVQVIKWMLSKGQGTTMGTYGQLIRALDMDHRVEEAQKFWEMKIGSDLHSVPWQLCHLMISVYYRNNMLEDLVKLFKGLEAFDRKPRDKTIIQKVANAYEMLGLLKEKEKVLAKYSHLFTEEGPTKTHRRKSFESKKHMHLTSDQRQSRNSLSEEK, from the exons ATGTGGAGGTTAAGGTCACCTCGAATCTCTTATCTC GTTGGTAGATTGAGTCAAATTGAAATAACTGATGTGAAGGTTCAACACCATCGTTGCTGTCAAACTCAAGTCTCGCCTCCTCGATCGAGTTTGCAACAG ACAAAATATGATCCTCCTGACACCATAGTTCCGAGGACTTATATTGGGGAAAACGTCTCCAGAAAAGATAAGACCAAATATCTTTACTCTACA CTTCTTGAACTCAACGACAGTAAGGAGGCTGTTTATGGTGCTCTTGATGCGTGGATTGCGTGGGAGCAAAACTTCCCAATTGCCTCATTGAAAACAATATTGAATTCTCTTGAAAAAGAACAGCAGTGGCATAGGGTTGTGCAG GTAATTAAATGGATGCTGAGCAAAGGGCAAGGGACGACAATGGGAACGTATGGTCAATTGATACGAGCTTTAGATATGGACCATAGAGTGGAAGAAGCACAAAAATTCTGGGAAATGAAAATTGGTTCTGATCTGCATTCAGTTCCTTGGCAATTATGTCATCTCATGATATCTGTATATTACCGAAACAACATGCTGGAAGATCTTGTTAAG CTTTTCAAGGGGCTGGAAGCTTTTGATCGAAAACCGCGGGATAAAACTATCATTCAGAAAGTGGCAAATGCATACGAGATGTTAGGCTTACttaaagagaaagagaaggtACTGGCAAAATATAGCCATCTCTTCACAGAGGAAGGACCAACTAAAACACATAGAAGGAAGTCATTTGAGTCAAAGAAACATATGCATCTTACCTCAGATCAAAGACAATCTAGAAATTCCTTGTCTGAGGAAAAGTAG
- the LOC137810529 gene encoding flavin-containing monooxygenase FMO GS-OX-like 4 yields MPVKSIMSSTAPFLTSRHVAVIGAGATGLVAARELRREGHRVVVFERGDQVGGTWVYTPEVESDPVGLDPNRSVVHSSLYDSLRTNLPRESMGFRDYPFRKREEKGRDSRRFPGHREVLMYLQDFAAHFEIDELVRFGTEVVFAGLVEGGKWRVTSALRNSDPVDEIYDAVIVCNGHYVRPRLPHIPGINAWPGKQLHSHNYRTPEPYQNKVIVLIGGSSSAVDICRDIATVAKEVHIAVRSLEEDKQGKVPGHENMWLHSMIDTVHEDGTVVFQDGNAVGANFIIHCTGYNYDFPFLETNGEVTVDDNCVGPLYKHVFPPALAPWLSFVGLPWKIVPFPMFELQSKWIAGILSNRIALPSKEEMVEDIEVFYSSLEATGTPKRYTHNMALLQWDYNNWIADQCGLPYFEEWRKQMYMATSKNRALRPESYRDEWEDDDLVLQAQQDFADYLI; encoded by the exons ATGCCAGTAAAATCCATCATGTCCAGCACTGCTCCGTTTCTCACGTCGCGCCACGTGGCAGTCATCGGTGCCGGCGCTACCGGTCTTGTGGCGGCGCGTGAACTCCGACGTGAGGGGCATCGGGTGGTGGTTTTCGAGCGAGGAGACCAAGTGGGCGGCACGTGGGTGTACACTCCGGAGGTGGAATCGGATCCGGTAGGTTTGGACCCCAACCGGAGCGTTGTCCACTCGAGCCTCTACGATTCGCTCCGAACCAATCTGCCTCGGGAGAGCATGGGTTTCCGAGATTACCCTTTCAGGAAGAGGGAGGAGAAAGGGAGGGATTCCAGAAGGTTCCCGGGTCACAGAGAGGTTTtgatgtatttgcaagatttcGCAGCTCATTTTGAAATCGATGAATTGGTGCGGTTTGGGACGGAAGTGGTCTTCGCAGGATTGGTTGAAGGTGGAAAGTGGAGGGTGACGTCAGCATTGCGGAATAGTGATCCTGTGGACGAGATTTACGACGCCGTTATCGTTTGCAACGGACATTATGTTCGCCCACGTCTTCCTCATATCCCTG GCATTAATGCATGGCCAGGGAAGCAGCTCCATAGCCATAATTATAGAACACCTGAGCCCTATCAAAATAAA GTTATAGTTCTAATTGGTGGCTCCTCGAGTGCGGTTGATATCTGTCGAGATATCGCAACAGTTGCTAAAGAAGTCCACATTGCAGTTAGGTCTCTCGAAGAagataagcaaggaaaggtgcCTGGTCATGAAAACATGTGGCTTCATTCTATG ATTGACACTGTTCATGAAGATGGTACAGTGGTTTTTCAAGATGGAAATGCAGTTGGTGCTAACTTCATCATACATTGCACAGG ATATAATTATGATTTCCCTTTCCTTGAAACCAACGGAGAGGTGACTGTTGATGACAACTGTGTAGGACCACTCTATAAGCATGTTTTTCCACCGGCCTTGGCTCCATGGCTTTCATTTGTTGGGTTGCCTTGGAAG ATTGTTCCCTTTCCCATGTTCGAGTTGCAGAGCAAGTGGATAGCTGGAATTTTGTCCAATCGCATTGCACTTCCTTCGAAAGAGGAGATGGTTGAAGACATTGAAGTTTTTTACTCATCCCTTGAAGCCACTGGCACACCTAAGCGTTACACTCATAACATGGCCCTTCTTCAG TGGGACTACAATAATTGGATTGCGGATCAATGTGGATTGCCTTATTTTGAAGAATGGAGAAAGCAAATGTACATGGCCACATCTAAGAACAGGGCCTTGCGACCCGAGTCATACCGTGACGAGTGGGAGGATGATGATTTGGTTCTGCAAGCTCAACAGGATTTTGCCGATTATCTTATCTGA